The genomic segment GGACCAGAAAAGTCTCCCAAGTGCCGGCGGGCCCTGCTCGGCCGTGGCCCGTCCCAGCCCGGGGCGGTGCGCAGGCGGCAGCCGAGCGGCTCCGGGAGCTGGCGGCCCCGGGaggcgcggggcggggctggggcccGGCCGTCCCGCGGGAGGGCCCGGGACCTCCTCTCGGAGGTGCTGCGGGAAAGTTTTCAACCTCTTTTCAACCGAGTTGGCGGCAGCGCAGAGCTCCCCCGGGAGAGGAGAGCGCCGAGACTGGATCGTCTCCTCCCCGGGCTGGGCGATCCCGCAGCCCCGCGTGTGccagccggggctgggggcgcgctctgccccggcccctccgcgcCGGGTGGCAGTGCCCGCAGCACCGCAGCAGGGAGCGGCTGCCAGGCAGCACCGGGAGGCAGCGAGTGCGGTTACTCACCTGGACTCCCCCCTTAGTCATCACAGCGTAACCTTTATCTCGGCTTCCTCCTCTGACTGCTGGGGTACGGGGTGTCCTCTCTTTAATGCATAAAACCAGGTGCGGTGCTCAGCTGGTCTGAATCAAACTGGGCGCTTTATGTACCACCTCAACACAAAAGCCTCTGGGGTGGATGCTGTTGAGCTGCACAGCAAATTAAACTGCTCTTGCATGGTGGAACAGAGCAGATTCCACAGGTGAAGCAAGAAAAACTTGAGGTGGGGCTGTAGTAACTGGTTTGGAGTTTGTGGTACTAATGCTCACCCCTTCCTCCTTTTTGTAGGGAGAGAAACAGGAGGAGGGAACATAGTAAATCAAAACTTGCGGCTGCTGTCCCAGCACTAGGTTGGAATCTTGTTTCAACTGTACTGTAGTCATCGGTACCACTGCCTGCAGCGTCTTTATTCTTTCCAAAGGTTTTCACTTCCAAACAGCGCACAGTGGACATCATTGTGTGTCTGTGACTGGAGACAAAATGATGTGAGGTTAATGATCGTGTTGTATGCatacaaaaaatgttttcctaaatgCCCCAGCTTATAATTACTTCTAATTTTAATATAACAACAGTAAATTTCTACTTGGCTTTGTGATGGTCATATTTGATTTCCTATATTTGCCTGTTTCCTGTGCCACTGCTTGTGTTCAGAGTTGAATACAAGTTGCTAATGACAGTAATATTTGCCAATCCCTTCCTGTTGGGGTAAACAAATCACATAAAAGACGTAACTTGTGCCTTTCCTCTAGACACAGGCCAGTGCCTGGTACTTCTCTCACACCTGGAAGGTGTGAGAATCCCCAGGTCCTGCTGCAGGAATTGGTGGGGCCACAGAGCTCTTGGTCCAGGCGATGCTGATGTTCACAGGCAAGTTGTGTGAGCAGCAGAATGAGGGAAATCGGACACTCGGCAAACTCGCAGTGTCTCCCTCGGTCGCCCTCTCGCGCAGACCCTGTGTGCTGCGGTAACCGTAGCTGTCTGCCCTAGCCTGGAGGGTATGCGGAGGGACAGCTGCCAAAAGGATGGTGTCATGGCTGGGTTTTATGTGCCCTCCCCACAGGCAGAACTTGGATCTGTTCTCTCAGCTGCTGGTGCACTTGTGGGAGTTTCATTATCTTTCAGACTCTTCCCTCTTTCAATCTGAAAGCGATTCAGAACCTTGTGGGAatgaagagaggagaaacatgCCAAGTGGACGTAGCGTGTGATCGcgtaatttctttttctcttggaaatAACTTACCTATGAACTGAACCAATTTGATAATCAGTGATATTGTATCACTAAAAACAGCACCTTTGGAGCCTCTAACAGAATTATGTGTAGAGAGTTGGTTTTCAATCAGAACTGGTTTTGGAGCCTGTGGTCTGACAAGTTGCTTCCCAAAGCAGCAAGAATAAGTCAGAAAATTAAGTTTACATTTTTGCATGGGCACTGTTTTGTGCTGTGTCCCTCAGCTGAATCCTGCTGCTCACTCAGGAGAGTGGAGAGAAGCCACTGGACACTTCCATGGATCTGGTTTCTCAGATTGtgaaaaacccaccaaaaataCCGAGGCATATTGTTGATTCACGTGTGCTCTGAAAGCCTTCCTGAAATACGTGTAAAGTCCTGACTGCTAACGCAGCTTCTAGAAGTTTTGTTCTCCAAATCCTTTATTGTGTGTCCCTACAAATGCCCTCTTCGAGCTGCCACAAGATTACTGCAGTGGGAGATAACTCCATCCATCTTCCCTTCCAGTGTGTGTCACATTCCTGGGAAGGTTCTACCAGAGTCTAAAGGACAATGATGTTGAATTCACACCTGCCAGTATTGAAAAGGAGCTGTTGAAATCCTGCAAagaagcaaaaggcaaagagaaCCGCCTGGTAAGTAGCAGTAGTCAATGATACCTCTTGAGGGAATAAGTTGTAGAATACTTGGCAAATGAGGGGAAACTAGTGCTTCTGAGTTTGTACGATATGGCTTCCCAGAGGCAGTTCTTCCTAACTCCGTGGCCACAATTGgtcctgtatttttttataagagAGGAGTTTGACCTCAAAAACAGTCTGTCAGTGGACATCTTACTCACTGAGACTGTTTCTCCCTGTTAGTGAAGCACTGGATATTACAAAGCTTTTATTTGCTGTAGGGCTTCCTGGTCCCTTGAACTGTATTTGAGGTGCTCTATaagctgttaaaatatttatgctcTTCAAAGTAAAACCAAGTTGCCTTAACTAAAAACAGAGGCAATCTGCAAATGAAAAGCCCCAAAGAAAAGGCCCTGAACCGCCCCTAACAAGAGAACTGCAGAGAGACACCATCAGAAATGCAGAGGGGTCACGCTTCAGAAAGTCTTTCTCCTTGAATGCAGAAGACTTTATTGTTAATCCAGTTCAATTCTTTAAAAAGTTGGGAAACAAGACAACAACCCtcaacagctttaaaaacagtGTGATGGGAAACATCTGCTCAGTGCCCTGGGCTCAGAGTTAGGTTTCCTTTTACCTGTCTGCAGCGGTCACTTGGAAGGGTTCTGTAACATTCAACATCTAGCTGCAAAACCAAGTGAGAAGATGGACAGAAAACTCTCCTTTTAGAAGCATTTTTCCATGCATCCTCAcctcattcttttctttcctctagtGCTATTATGTTGGTGCCACAAGTGATGCAGCCACCAAGATCATTAATGAGGTATCAAAGCCCATGAGTCATCACATCCCAGTGGAAAAGATCTGTGAGAAACTAAAGAAGAAGGACAGTCAGATCTGCGAACTAAAATACGGTGAGTTGCCAGTGGGAGGGGAAATGCCCATGCTTTTCTGGGGTATGGATCATTTGGAGTAAAACAGCTTGCTAGAACTATGCAGTCCAATGAGGTTGCATGCTGTGGGTGGCTCTCCATGAACACCCTACAGAGTTTTATGGAGACTGTGGGCTACTAAACCTTTTTAGCTTCTGCAGAGCCTCTGATCTGCCGTGAAATAAGTCACTCCCAGGCATATCAGCACTGCTGCGCTCAAATAACTATTTGCAATACTGTATTCAGGAGAGCGTGCTGTAAAGCTCACCCCAGGGAGCAGCCAGGTGTGGCCGGAGATGATCCTGCACACGGGTTCAGCCCTTAGCTAAGCTCTGCACTCCCAGCTGCTCTTGTGTTTGCCAGTAGCAGGTCGATCAACACTTGTTTCACACCTCCTCTGGTGTCTGCTCAGAGCATTCAGCATGCTTTTCTTACACCTTCCTTGACCTCCTGAGTTCCTGGATGGCATACGCTTCCTGAAAAGACTAATCTGAAGATCAGTCTTGGAAATAGCTCCTCCTGACTGCTTTCCTCTATCTCTGCCCTTACATTCTCTCAAGACACCCCTTGAATTGTGGGTCTTCACACTTCTCATTTCTCGTACTAATGTCCTGTTGCTTCctaaaaagctttttgttgttgccaCTTGCTTGTCTTTCCTCTGAAATCACTCTGCTACCTTTTCTTTAACCAGTGGAAGAGAGAATTAAAGTGTTGTTGCTCATATAACAAAGGACGTTTCAGGGCTATTGTGAAACTCCTACACCCAAGCTGCAACCAAACTTTCTGGCTTCTAATGATGACCTTTAGTGTTAAAAGCCTTATCTGCTGTCGAACGCCTAACTTAGACGTTCCTTGCACCCGCCGGGAGCCCGGCGCCTCTCTCCCTCTCGTCTTCCTCGCCTCCCACACCGGTCTGTGCAGCCATCGGAGCCCTCACCGCCGGGCTCCTCTCTCTCCTCGCCGTCTGCCCCGGCCCGGGcggaggggctgcagccccggggGCGGGCCCGGCTGAGCGCGGCTCTGCTCTCCCCGCAGACAAGCAGATCGACCTGAGCACCGCGGACCTGCGCAAGCTGCGCGTCAAGGAGCTGCGGCGGATCCTGGACGACTGGGGCGAGACGTGCAAGGGCTGCGCCGAGAAGTCCGACTTCATCCGCCGGATCCACGAACTGATGCCCAAGTACGCGCCGCGGGCGGCCGGCGCCCGCTCGGACCTGTGAGGGGGGCTGGCCGGGACGGGCCCGGCGCTGAGGCGGCCGCGGCGCGCgccccccggcggcggcggctgagGCGGCGCGCGCTGTACGGGACGTTCATTAAAGTACAACGGTCTGTACCGGGCGGACACGTGCCGTGTGACGTGATTGCGGGGCAGCCCCACCCCGGGgcgcccgggccccccccctcctcccctcacGCTCCGGCGGCGGCGCCGGTGCCGCTCGCGCGCACCCTCCACAGGCGcagcggggggcggggcttTGCCGGGCGCGCACCGACGCCCTCGGTGATTGGGCGTCCTCCGTCACGTGGCGGCCGGCCGGCCCGGAGGCGGGAGGCGCTCTGGCGTCACGTCGCTGTGCGGCGCCATCGCGCTCCTGACGCCGCCATGCGGCGGGACGCGGGGCGATGACGTAGGGCCCgcgcggcgcggcggccggAGCCGCCTTCGTTCCCTTTTGTCCAAGATGGCGGCCGCCGCCGGAGGCGTCTCCTGAGCCGCGGGCCCCGGCGCCATGAAGCGGGGCAGCGAACGGGACTCCAGCCCgccgggggccgggggaggccgcgccgccgccgccaagCGGCCCCGCGAACGCGACCGCGAGAGCAGCAGCCGGCGCGGCCCGCACCGGAGCTCGGGCGCCTCccgcagcagcagggacaagtCCACGCccgccggcggcagcggcggaggcggcggcaCCACCACCGGCAGCAGCGGCGGAGGCGGCTCCAGCTCCCGCAGCCACCGCGGCGATGAGCGCGCCGGCGGCGAATCCAACCACCGcccggcggggagcggctcGGCCTC from the Caloenas nicobarica isolate bCalNic1 chromosome 11, bCalNic1.hap1, whole genome shotgun sequence genome contains:
- the MANF gene encoding mesencephalic astrocyte-derived neurotrophic factor, which encodes MRAAHGLCAALALLLLPAGSRALRDGECEVCVTFLGRFYQSLKDNDVEFTPASIEKELLKSCKEAKGKENRLCYYVGATSDAATKIINEVSKPMSHHIPVEKICEKLKKKDSQICELKYDKQIDLSTADLRKLRVKELRRILDDWGETCKGCAEKSDFIRRIHELMPKYAPRAAGARSDL